Proteins encoded together in one Armatimonadota bacterium window:
- a CDS encoding redoxin domain-containing protein, which produces MTKKSRILPLLLLASAGSLAMGQVAGKDFGHSAHGKAFDTGMRTKPWKMDGIGTAPFRITTKVPEVQEWFNQGNALLHSFWYEEAERTFRWCLKLDPDCAMAYWGLTATGLNWSNMGARYGKEYDRYRAFLKEAAARKDKATPIERAFIEAWEAAFAEGNKDSGGTLSKRLLDITKAHPNDIEAKAYAGLYSIGLLSASENDKVLQQVIAVAPSHPGAHHYRIHNWDFPDPYKGVDSCRQYGSFAPGIGHAMHMPGHIFSKVGMWHEAAIAMDGATRVELKYMNARMALPFEEWNFAHNRTYLSYIQEQLGMADAAIQGARDLIAAPLDPLYNNFESYDTGVEALVRALVKFERWGDILRTGSIPWRNQSPYGQQRAFIEGLAYAGTGKVDLATLRLAILEGKKGSGELSEAEIAQAKTPEGRILAANILSAMGKPADGAKVLKEEADKEVKAYADSPYGLGDPPGDPIMVPRMLAELYLKAKDFAAAIPYFEATLKHLPYDGFSLSGLAVCHAALRETEKARQYAGKLRHVWSGADRDLRWLKDVTALGLRESPVADPASPERIYKPSALNRLGPGNWEPYEAPKLAVTDANGRSVRLTDYRGKNVLLIFYLSDECVHCMEQLRKVNGSSAAFEKENTAILAVSSATPKQIRESLKLGEIGFRLLSDKDHENARRFASYDDFENIELHSTILIDSEGKVRWKRTGGDPFDKVDWLLGEVRRVNAELASPRR; this is translated from the coding sequence ATGACAAAGAAGTCAAGAATCCTTCCACTGCTGTTGTTGGCCTCAGCGGGCTCCTTGGCGATGGGCCAAGTCGCTGGCAAAGACTTTGGCCACTCGGCGCACGGAAAGGCGTTCGACACCGGGATGCGCACCAAACCCTGGAAGATGGACGGCATCGGCACCGCCCCGTTCCGGATCACCACCAAGGTTCCCGAGGTCCAAGAGTGGTTCAACCAAGGCAACGCGCTGCTCCACAGCTTTTGGTATGAGGAGGCCGAACGCACCTTTCGCTGGTGCCTGAAGCTCGACCCCGACTGTGCGATGGCCTATTGGGGCCTCACGGCGACCGGCCTCAACTGGTCGAATATGGGCGCCCGCTACGGCAAAGAATACGACAGATACCGTGCCTTCCTTAAGGAAGCCGCAGCGCGAAAGGACAAGGCCACGCCGATTGAGCGTGCGTTCATCGAGGCTTGGGAAGCTGCCTTCGCCGAAGGTAACAAAGACTCTGGAGGAACCCTTAGCAAGCGGCTGCTTGACATCACCAAGGCCCATCCGAACGACATTGAGGCCAAGGCGTACGCGGGGCTCTATTCCATCGGGCTCCTTTCGGCGTCCGAGAACGACAAGGTCTTGCAGCAGGTTATCGCAGTCGCGCCGAGCCACCCAGGGGCCCACCACTACCGCATTCACAACTGGGACTTTCCGGACCCCTACAAAGGTGTGGACAGTTGCCGGCAATACGGCTCCTTCGCCCCTGGAATCGGCCATGCCATGCACATGCCCGGACACATCTTCAGCAAGGTGGGCATGTGGCATGAGGCTGCCATCGCGATGGACGGCGCCACGAGGGTCGAGCTGAAGTACATGAACGCCCGCATGGCGCTACCTTTCGAGGAGTGGAACTTCGCGCACAACCGGACCTACCTCTCCTACATCCAGGAGCAGCTCGGTATGGCAGACGCCGCAATCCAAGGTGCGCGAGACCTGATCGCTGCCCCCCTGGACCCTCTGTACAACAACTTTGAGTCGTACGATACGGGCGTTGAAGCCCTGGTGCGGGCACTCGTGAAATTCGAACGGTGGGGGGATATCCTGCGTACGGGTTCAATTCCGTGGCGCAATCAGAGCCCCTACGGCCAGCAACGCGCGTTCATCGAGGGCCTCGCCTATGCCGGGACAGGCAAGGTGGACCTGGCGACCCTTCGGCTTGCGATCCTCGAAGGCAAAAAGGGCAGCGGCGAACTCAGCGAGGCGGAGATCGCTCAGGCCAAGACCCCTGAGGGGAGGATTCTCGCAGCGAACATCTTGTCGGCGATGGGCAAGCCCGCCGATGGCGCGAAGGTGCTCAAGGAGGAAGCCGACAAGGAAGTCAAAGCCTATGCCGACAGCCCCTACGGCCTGGGTGACCCTCCTGGTGATCCGATCATGGTTCCGCGGATGCTGGCCGAGCTGTATCTGAAGGCCAAGGACTTCGCTGCGGCGATTCCCTACTTTGAAGCGACGCTCAAGCATCTTCCGTACGATGGCTTCTCGCTTTCCGGTTTGGCGGTCTGCCACGCAGCGCTGCGAGAAACCGAAAAGGCAAGGCAATACGCGGGAAAGCTGCGGCACGTGTGGTCGGGAGCGGATCGGGACCTTCGGTGGCTGAAGGACGTCACCGCTCTTGGATTACGCGAAAGCCCCGTTGCCGATCCCGCCTCTCCCGAGCGGATCTACAAGCCCTCTGCACTGAACCGGCTCGGCCCAGGGAACTGGGAACCCTATGAGGCTCCGAAGCTAGCCGTAACTGACGCGAACGGCCGGAGCGTCCGCCTCACCGACTATCGGGGCAAGAACGTCCTGCTGATCTTCTACCTGAGCGACGAGTGTGTGCACTGCATGGAGCAACTCCGAAAAGTGAACGGGTCGAGCGCAGCGTTCGAGAAAGAGAACACGGCCATCTTGGCCGTGAGCAGCGCCACGCCGAAGCAGATTCGTGAATCGCTCAAACTTGGCGAGATCGGGTTCCGCTTGCTCTCCGACAAGGACCACGAAAACGCCCGACGGTTCGCCAGTTACGACGACTTCGAGAACATCGAGCTCCACTCGACGATCTTGATCGACTCGGAGGGGAAAGTCCGATGGAAGCGCACAGGAGGCGACCCGTTCGACAAGGTCGACTGGCTGCTGGGTGAGGTGAGGCGAGTCAACGCAGAACTCGCCTCACCACGTCGGTAG